From the genome of Novosphingobium sp. TH158, one region includes:
- a CDS encoding cation diffusion facilitator family transporter, which yields MTVQDNSAALNRSAAYASITVALLLVGLKAWAAWSTGSTAMLGSLADTTLDLIASVATLAGVWVAAQPADSHHRFGHGKAEALAALFQIVLISISALTLAFRAVEQFFAGARTEAASEGIVVSLIAMGATLALLAWQRHVIRKTQSLAISTDHVHYQSDLLLNLAVIAALALDQYAGIAGSDPVFGLAIALWLGWGAWKASQEAITQLMDREWPEEKRKRFIEVMARHPELRGVHDLRTRTSGNRDFVQFHVWVDPDMPVREAHRVMDEIELKLLAEFPGVEILIHPDPEGHVDTGIGAKDLLPG from the coding sequence ATGACCGTGCAGGACAATTCCGCCGCGCTGAACCGCAGTGCTGCCTATGCCTCGATCACCGTCGCGCTGTTGCTGGTCGGGCTCAAGGCCTGGGCGGCATGGTCTACCGGATCGACAGCCATGCTCGGCAGCCTTGCCGATACGACGCTTGACCTGATCGCCAGCGTGGCAACGCTCGCCGGGGTCTGGGTTGCGGCGCAACCGGCCGATTCGCACCACCGTTTCGGCCATGGCAAGGCAGAGGCGCTGGCGGCGCTGTTCCAGATTGTCCTGATTTCCATTTCCGCGCTTACGCTGGCATTCCGTGCGGTGGAACAGTTCTTCGCGGGTGCCCGCACCGAAGCGGCCAGCGAAGGCATCGTCGTCTCGCTGATCGCCATGGGGGCAACGCTTGCCCTGCTGGCCTGGCAGCGACACGTCATCCGCAAGACGCAAAGCCTCGCGATCAGCACTGACCATGTCCATTACCAGTCGGACCTGCTGCTCAACCTTGCGGTCATCGCCGCGCTGGCGCTCGATCAGTATGCCGGGATTGCCGGATCGGACCCGGTTTTCGGCCTCGCCATTGCCCTTTGGCTGGGCTGGGGGGCCTGGAAGGCTTCGCAAGAAGCCATAACCCAGCTGATGGACCGCGAATGGCCCGAGGAAAAGCGCAAGCGGTTCATCGAGGTCATGGCCCGCCATCCCGAACTGCGCGGCGTGCACGATCTGCGCACCCGCACCTCCGGCAACCGCGATTTCGTGCAGTTCCACGTCTGGGTCGATCCGGACATGCCAGTGCGCGAAGCCCACCGCGTGATGGACGAGATCGAACTGAAGCTGCTGGCAGAGTTTCCCGGCGTGGAAATCCTCATTCACCCGGACCCGGAAGGCCACGTCGATACGGGGATCGGTGCCAAGGACCTGCTGCCAGGCTGA
- the pdxH gene encoding pyridoxamine 5'-phosphate oxidase → MPNEADAITGEDPFALFEEWFALARKHELNDPEGVALATATPSAAPSVRMVLMKGHGPDGFLFYTNAQSRKGGELLANPQAAMLFHWKSLRRQIRIEGAIEQVSDDLADAYFSSRARDSQIGALASDQSRPLPSRAAFLGRIAKVGAKYLGREIPRPPHWTGFRLVPHAMEFWMDRPFRLHERRHFTLDPRTGSWSSELLYP, encoded by the coding sequence ATGCCGAACGAAGCCGATGCGATCACGGGTGAGGATCCTTTCGCGCTGTTCGAGGAGTGGTTCGCGCTGGCCCGCAAGCACGAGCTGAACGATCCGGAGGGCGTTGCCCTCGCCACGGCGACCCCGTCTGCAGCCCCTTCGGTCCGCATGGTCCTGATGAAAGGACACGGGCCGGACGGATTTTTGTTCTATACCAATGCACAGAGTCGCAAAGGCGGCGAATTGCTGGCCAATCCGCAGGCGGCAATGCTGTTCCACTGGAAATCGCTGCGCCGCCAGATCCGCATTGAAGGAGCGATCGAGCAGGTGAGCGACGATCTGGCCGATGCCTATTTTTCCAGCCGGGCGCGCGATTCGCAGATCGGTGCGCTGGCCAGCGACCAGTCGCGCCCGCTGCCCTCGCGCGCAGCGTTCCTCGGCCGGATCGCAAAGGTCGGCGCAAAATACCTTGGCCGGGAGATTCCCCGTCCGCCGCACTGGACGGGTTTCCGGCTGGTGCCGCACGCCATGGAATTCTGGATGGACCGCCCCTTCCGCCTCCACGAGCGCCGCCACTTCACCCTCGATCCGCGGACCGGATCCTGGTCAAGCGAGTTGCTCTACCCATGA
- a CDS encoding DnaJ C-terminal domain-containing protein, with the protein MSDPYAILGVARNASEKDIKSAYRKLAKELHPDRNKENPKAAERFSEVTRAYDLLSDATKRAQFDRGEIDADGNPANPFAGMGGGYGGGGNPFGGGMGGGAEGIDLSDLFDGLFGGGRSSSGGGPFGGGFGGGPRRPPAKGANVSYRLKISLTDAATRAPQRITLSDGKTIDLKLPASVEDGTQMRLAGKGEPGPGGNGDALVTIVVEPHAFFRRDGDNLRLDLPVTLDEAVNGAKVKVPTADGAVMLTIAPGSSSGKVLRLKEKGFSRKDGTRGDQLVTLQIELPADDADLKQRLEGWSDGRNPRARLGV; encoded by the coding sequence ATGTCAGACCCTTACGCGATCCTTGGCGTTGCGCGCAATGCAAGCGAGAAGGACATCAAGTCCGCCTATCGCAAGCTTGCCAAGGAACTTCACCCCGATCGGAACAAGGAAAACCCGAAGGCGGCCGAGCGCTTCAGCGAAGTGACCCGCGCCTACGACCTGCTTTCCGATGCCACCAAGCGCGCGCAGTTCGACCGGGGCGAGATCGACGCCGATGGCAATCCCGCCAACCCCTTCGCAGGCATGGGCGGGGGCTATGGCGGCGGCGGCAATCCGTTCGGCGGCGGGATGGGCGGCGGTGCCGAAGGCATCGACCTGTCCGACCTGTTCGACGGCCTGTTCGGCGGCGGTCGCAGCAGCAGCGGCGGCGGACCTTTTGGCGGAGGCTTCGGCGGCGGGCCACGCAGGCCCCCGGCCAAGGGCGCGAACGTCAGCTACAGGCTGAAGATCAGCCTGACTGACGCTGCGACCCGCGCGCCGCAGCGCATCACCCTGTCCGACGGCAAGACGATTGACCTCAAGCTGCCTGCCAGTGTCGAGGATGGCACCCAGATGCGCCTTGCTGGCAAGGGCGAACCCGGGCCCGGCGGCAATGGCGATGCCCTGGTCACCATCGTGGTCGAACCGCACGCCTTCTTCCGCCGCGATGGCGACAACCTGCGGCTCGACCTGCCGGTCACGCTCGACGAGGCGGTGAACGGGGCCAAGGTGAAAGTGCCGACCGCCGATGGCGCCGTAATGCTGACGATTGCTCCCGGGTCCAGCTCAGGCAAGGTCCTGCGGCTCAAGGAAAAGGGCTTCTCGCGCAAGGACGGCACCCGCGGGGACCAGCTTGTGACGCTGCAAATCGAGCTTCCGGCCGACGATGCCGACCTGAAGCAGCGGCTGGAAGGCTGGAGCGACGGCCGCAATCCGCGCGCGCGGCTCGGCGTCTGA
- a CDS encoding YihY/virulence factor BrkB family protein: MEEHAADEPDVPAHVPDLSPEARRRRAERWRGELADRLEEQFGRGSRMHRVFTRVWTGAWNDGFIHAGNLAYTTIVALFPFFITVTAVFSAIGEPQERANSVGAFLGGLPPVVARSLAPVAYDVIELRHGSLLWIGGLVGLWTVGSLVETIRDVLRRAYGTEQTLAFWRYRLFSTGIIIVAVVALMFSLLAQVALGAAAQMVEAWSPRASEVLDEIALGRIVPALVLYVSLLLLFISLTPGEYRGGRYPKWPGAAFVTMWWVAVSIALPWVLRSLFHYDLTYGSLAGVMIALFFFWLVGLGLVVGAELNAALAESPEEQDLIERKASPGWRRKQRDSGEDTA; encoded by the coding sequence ATGGAAGAGCACGCCGCAGACGAACCCGACGTTCCGGCGCACGTTCCAGACCTCTCGCCCGAAGCCCGGCGCCGCCGCGCCGAACGCTGGCGTGGGGAACTGGCCGACCGGCTGGAAGAACAGTTTGGCCGGGGCTCGCGCATGCACCGCGTGTTCACCCGCGTGTGGACCGGCGCATGGAACGACGGGTTCATCCACGCCGGCAACCTGGCCTATACGACCATCGTCGCACTGTTTCCCTTCTTCATTACCGTTACCGCGGTGTTTTCCGCCATCGGCGAACCGCAGGAGCGGGCGAATTCGGTCGGGGCCTTCCTTGGCGGCCTGCCGCCGGTTGTCGCGCGAAGCCTGGCCCCCGTCGCCTATGACGTGATTGAGCTGCGCCACGGATCGCTGCTGTGGATCGGCGGGCTTGTAGGCCTTTGGACCGTCGGCAGCCTCGTCGAAACGATCCGCGATGTCCTGCGTCGCGCCTATGGCACCGAACAGACGCTGGCCTTCTGGCGTTACCGGCTGTTCTCTACCGGCATCATCATCGTTGCCGTGGTGGCGCTGATGTTCTCGCTGCTGGCGCAGGTCGCGTTGGGCGCGGCGGCACAGATGGTCGAGGCATGGTCGCCCCGCGCCTCCGAGGTTCTCGACGAGATCGCACTGGGCCGCATCGTGCCCGCACTGGTGCTTTACGTCTCGCTGCTCCTGCTGTTCATTTCGCTGACGCCAGGCGAATATCGCGGCGGCCGCTATCCCAAGTGGCCGGGTGCCGCCTTCGTGACAATGTGGTGGGTGGCGGTGTCGATCGCGCTTCCCTGGGTCCTCCGGTCGCTTTTCCACTACGATCTGACCTATGGCAGCCTTGCCGGGGTGATGATCGCCCTTTTCTTTTTCTGGCTTGTCGGCTTAGGACTGGTGGTCGGTGCAGAGCTCAACGCCGCCTTGGCGGAAAGCCCGGAGGAGCAGGACCTGATCGAACGGAAGGCCTCTCCGGGCTGGCGACGCAAGCAAAGGGATAGTGGGGAAGATACGGCATGA
- the fabI gene encoding enoyl-ACP reductase FabI: MSGLMQGKRGLIMGLANDKSLAWGIAQKLHEQGAELAFTYPNAAIEKRCRPLAEQLGSDFVFECDVADMANLDKAFAELSACWPTLDFVVHAIGASDKNELRGRYSDTSLENFLNTMNVSVYSMTAVCQRAVPLMPQGGSILTLTYYGAEKVVPHYNVMGVAKSALETSVKYLAADLGRDNIRVNAISAGPIRTLAASGIGDFNLILKWNELNAPLGRNVTIEDVGGAGLYLLSDLASGVTGEIHHVDAGYNVIGMKREDAPDIALA, encoded by the coding sequence ATGAGCGGACTGATGCAGGGCAAGCGTGGCCTGATCATGGGCCTGGCGAACGACAAGTCGCTGGCTTGGGGCATTGCCCAGAAGCTGCACGAGCAGGGGGCGGAGCTTGCCTTCACCTATCCCAACGCGGCGATCGAAAAGCGCTGCCGCCCGCTGGCGGAACAGCTGGGCAGCGATTTCGTCTTCGAATGCGACGTGGCCGACATGGCCAACCTCGACAAGGCCTTTGCCGAACTGTCGGCATGCTGGCCGACGCTGGACTTTGTCGTCCATGCCATCGGTGCCTCCGACAAGAACGAGCTGCGTGGCCGCTATTCCGACACCAGCCTCGAGAACTTTCTCAACACGATGAACGTCTCGGTCTATTCGATGACCGCCGTGTGCCAGCGCGCCGTGCCGCTGATGCCGCAGGGCGGCTCGATCCTGACGCTGACCTACTATGGCGCCGAAAAGGTCGTGCCGCATTACAACGTGATGGGCGTGGCCAAGTCGGCGCTGGAAACCAGCGTCAAGTATCTTGCCGCTGACCTTGGCCGTGACAACATCCGGGTGAACGCGATTTCCGCCGGCCCGATCAGGACGCTGGCCGCCTCTGGCATCGGCGATTTCAACCTCATCCTGAAGTGGAACGAGCTGAATGCCCCGCTGGGCCGGAACGTCACGATCGAGGACGTCGGCGGAGCCGGGCTCTACCTGCTGTCCGACCTGGCCTCGGGCGTGACGGGCGAGATCCACCATGTCGATGCCGGCTACAACGTGATCGGCATGAAGCGCGAGGACGCGCCGGACATCGCGCTGGCCTGA
- a CDS encoding O-antigen ligase: MNLLTRANATLAYLALVLVLGGASAAGFGGNLLLQLLGAGLIAWTIWPRPEGETLHTGLRGFFIALGVLCAVQFLPLPPGLWQHLPGREKVFEGFGLIGAEAPWLTLSLAPWKSLGSFTWWIPALALFMAMRTDDAPLSRHIIAVVTAVAVVSVAISSVQAGAGSLYFYIVTNYGEGPGFFSNSNHQGSFLLVTLALFGSWAIAEIRNNAGQVGKSASIQAIYGGIALLLAFGVIVSGSLACQLLLGPVLLALVLVAKPDFRLPAGAVLLAGLILVAGFAAFLLFGPAANDLTTKGTTAGISRQEFLFTGLRILGDFAPFGSGTGTFLELYRWYEDPKLVGTTYVNHAHNDLLELLIENGVFGLAALGLFLAWYLPRTWTLWGGARRNVVPLAASLAIGTVLVHSLVDYPLRTAAMSALIAIACVLMVRPADPPRSRSRRGSNRPTRHAVHKEMIKI, encoded by the coding sequence ATGAACCTCCTTACCCGGGCGAATGCCACGCTGGCCTACCTCGCGCTCGTCCTTGTCCTTGGCGGTGCCAGTGCTGCCGGCTTTGGCGGCAACCTGCTGCTGCAATTGCTGGGCGCGGGTCTGATTGCCTGGACGATCTGGCCACGGCCTGAGGGCGAAACGCTCCACACTGGCCTGCGCGGCTTCTTCATCGCACTTGGCGTGCTCTGTGCCGTGCAGTTCCTGCCGCTTCCCCCGGGCCTGTGGCAGCACTTGCCCGGGCGTGAGAAGGTGTTCGAAGGGTTCGGGCTGATCGGTGCCGAAGCGCCCTGGCTGACGCTTTCGCTGGCACCCTGGAAGAGCCTTGGATCCTTCACCTGGTGGATTCCGGCGCTGGCGCTGTTCATGGCGATGCGCACGGATGACGCTCCGCTCTCGCGCCACATCATCGCCGTGGTCACGGCTGTGGCAGTGGTGTCGGTTGCCATCAGCTCCGTGCAGGCGGGTGCAGGCTCGCTCTACTTCTACATCGTCACCAACTACGGCGAGGGTCCGGGCTTTTTCTCCAACTCGAACCACCAGGGCAGCTTCCTGCTGGTGACGCTGGCCCTGTTCGGCAGCTGGGCCATTGCCGAGATCCGTAACAATGCCGGACAGGTCGGCAAGTCGGCGAGCATCCAGGCCATCTATGGCGGGATCGCGCTGTTGCTGGCCTTCGGTGTGATCGTCAGCGGATCGCTGGCCTGCCAGTTGCTGCTCGGACCGGTGCTGCTGGCGCTCGTCCTGGTTGCCAAGCCGGACTTCCGGCTGCCGGCTGGCGCTGTCCTGCTGGCAGGCCTGATCCTTGTCGCCGGCTTTGCTGCTTTCCTCCTGTTCGGGCCGGCAGCCAACGATCTTACCACCAAGGGCACTACCGCCGGGATCAGCCGCCAGGAGTTCCTGTTTACCGGCCTGCGCATTCTTGGCGATTTCGCGCCGTTCGGCAGCGGTACGGGCACCTTCCTTGAGCTTTACCGCTGGTATGAAGACCCGAAGCTTGTCGGCACGACCTATGTCAACCATGCCCACAATGACCTGCTTGAGCTGCTGATCGAGAACGGCGTGTTCGGCCTTGCTGCGCTGGGCCTGTTCCTCGCATGGTACCTGCCCCGCACCTGGACGCTGTGGGGCGGGGCCCGTCGCAACGTCGTGCCACTGGCGGCAAGCCTCGCCATTGGCACCGTGCTGGTGCACAGCCTGGTCGATTATCCGCTGCGCACGGCGGCGATGAGCGCGCTGATCGCGATTGCCTGCGTGCTGATGGTTCGCCCGGCAGACCCGCCGCGCTCACGCTCGCGCCGCGGTTCAAACCGCCCGACGCGCCATGCGGTGCACAAGGAAATGATCAAGATCTGA
- a CDS encoding polysaccharide biosynthesis tyrosine autokinase: MTAQTIDQTGAVSASPYGPHPGAVSGVELRDVLRVISEHRRVILGGGVLGLILGIIATLLMTPLYRATALMEVNNQSTEMIEGAGRGGQQYQSRGANQELLATQLGLLKSEQLAKRVVEDLNLASSPDYGGQEGTREQRTKRAVALVRAGTSVDQVKGAMLIQVSHVAKDPASAANIANALGRGFIASSLERRFDNTSYARKFLSDQLARTKAALEESERNLNNYSMQSGVFRTQSVTVEGKTSEGATLAQSNLSALNEAYSQARVRRIAAEQAYKNASVTFAADQTSAVGTLVPQRAELQSQYDEKLKVFKPDYPAMVELKARIDRLDATISGERGRVSSSKREELYGEYKAALRTEAQLEAQVSASKGEVQGERGRSIEYNILQREADTNRALYDALLQRYKEVGVAGGIGQSNVAMVDAATPPGGAFSPRLPVNALIGLILGLTAGIALAFILHLLFDTVIDTNDVRSKLNLPVLGVIPMDTEDRTLQEALADRKSDISEAYYSVRTALRFSQAKGVPKTLLITSTRPGEGKSSSAFAIASSMARLGTKVLLLDADLRKPTFVSSRSDGYGLAHLLGTEEPLSAYIEKTQIENLELLPVGRFVGSAAELLSSNRLPVIISEAEQAYQMVVIDGPPVLGLTDAPLLGSVAEATAIVIESRLSRTSNVTEMVRRLNAAGAKIIGVILTKVTSGHAGYGYNYYSYSYGSDGIGGRVSSDPSRALDLGKPER, encoded by the coding sequence ATGACGGCACAGACCATAGACCAGACCGGCGCGGTTTCCGCATCGCCCTACGGCCCGCATCCGGGGGCGGTTTCGGGCGTCGAACTGCGCGACGTGCTTCGCGTGATTTCCGAGCACCGCCGGGTGATCCTCGGCGGTGGTGTACTGGGCCTTATCCTGGGGATCATTGCCACTCTGCTGATGACCCCTCTCTATCGCGCCACCGCGCTGATGGAGGTCAACAACCAGAGCACCGAAATGATCGAAGGCGCCGGTCGTGGGGGGCAGCAGTACCAATCACGCGGGGCAAACCAGGAATTGCTGGCAACCCAGCTGGGCCTGCTCAAGAGCGAGCAACTGGCCAAGCGTGTCGTGGAAGACCTGAACCTCGCCTCGTCGCCGGATTACGGTGGCCAGGAAGGCACACGCGAACAGCGCACCAAACGTGCGGTCGCGCTGGTGCGCGCGGGTACGTCGGTCGACCAGGTCAAGGGTGCGATGCTGATCCAGGTGAGCCACGTGGCCAAGGATCCTGCATCGGCTGCCAACATCGCCAATGCATTGGGTCGCGGCTTCATCGCCAGCAGCCTGGAGCGGCGTTTCGACAATACCTCCTACGCGCGCAAGTTCCTTTCCGACCAGCTGGCGCGCACCAAGGCAGCGCTCGAGGAATCGGAGCGCAACCTCAACAATTACTCGATGCAGTCTGGCGTGTTCCGCACCCAGTCGGTCACGGTGGAAGGCAAGACGTCCGAAGGCGCGACGCTTGCCCAGTCCAACCTTTCGGCCCTGAATGAAGCTTACAGTCAGGCGCGGGTGCGGCGCATTGCCGCCGAACAGGCCTACAAGAACGCCTCGGTCACCTTTGCTGCCGACCAGACCTCAGCGGTTGGCACGCTTGTCCCGCAGCGGGCCGAGTTGCAGTCGCAATACGACGAAAAGCTCAAGGTGTTCAAACCGGACTATCCCGCGATGGTCGAGCTCAAGGCCCGTATCGACCGGCTTGACGCAACGATCTCGGGCGAACGGGGCCGCGTTTCCAGCAGCAAGCGTGAAGAGCTCTACGGTGAATACAAGGCCGCCCTGCGCACCGAAGCGCAGCTCGAGGCACAGGTCTCCGCTTCGAAGGGCGAAGTCCAGGGCGAGCGCGGACGTTCGATCGAATACAATATCCTGCAGCGCGAAGCCGATACCAACCGCGCGCTCTATGATGCGCTGCTGCAGCGCTACAAGGAAGTCGGCGTTGCCGGCGGCATTGGCCAGAGCAACGTTGCCATGGTCGATGCTGCAACCCCGCCGGGAGGCGCCTTCAGCCCCCGACTGCCGGTCAATGCGCTGATCGGGCTGATTCTGGGCCTGACCGCCGGTATTGCCCTGGCCTTCATCCTCCACCTGCTGTTCGATACGGTGATCGACACCAATGACGTTCGCAGCAAGCTCAACCTGCCGGTGCTGGGCGTCATTCCCATGGATACCGAGGACCGGACGCTGCAGGAGGCCCTGGCCGATCGCAAATCCGACATTTCGGAAGCCTACTATTCGGTGCGAACCGCGCTCCGGTTCTCGCAGGCCAAGGGTGTGCCGAAGACTTTGCTCATCACCTCGACCCGCCCGGGCGAGGGCAAGTCAAGCTCGGCCTTTGCCATTGCCAGCTCGATGGCGCGGCTTGGCACCAAAGTTCTGCTGCTCGACGCCGACTTGCGCAAGCCGACCTTCGTCTCGAGCCGTTCGGACGGTTATGGTCTCGCCCACCTGCTCGGCACGGAAGAACCACTGTCAGCCTATATCGAGAAGACCCAGATCGAGAATCTGGAACTGCTCCCGGTTGGCCGGTTCGTAGGATCGGCTGCAGAACTGCTCAGCTCGAACCGCCTGCCGGTCATCATCTCCGAAGCGGAGCAGGCCTACCAGATGGTCGTCATCGATGGTCCGCCGGTCCTCGGCCTCACGGACGCACCGCTGCTGGGCTCCGTCGCGGAAGCCACGGCTATCGTCATCGAAAGCCGCCTGTCGCGCACCAGCAACGTCACCGAAATGGTCCGTCGTCTCAATGCGGCGGGGGCCAAGATCATCGGCGTCATCCTGACCAAGGTGACTTCGGGCCATGCCGGCTACGGATACAACTACTATTCGTACAGCTATGGCTCCGATGGCATCGGTGGCAGGGTCAGTTCCGACCCGAGCCGCGCACTCGATCTGGGCAAGCCGGAACGCTGA